A window from Zingiber officinale cultivar Zhangliang chromosome 7A, Zo_v1.1, whole genome shotgun sequence encodes these proteins:
- the LOC121999792 gene encoding class V chitinase CHIT5-like, protein MDSRKSTAFFLLFFFFHGFFADSVPFAARLTHSMASSPPSSAAVKAGYWPAFGSAVSPPSDAALSLLTHVYYAFVQVDPATACVALTANDSLALPLFAAAAHGHVSPVKAILSVGGASAIASANFARIAANASARSAFAASAVAVAGEYGLDGVDIDWEYPQSPQEMSDYVALFSELRREAGAAGRCLLLTAAVHYSATAPGKTVEAYPVSYPAAEMAAELDWVNVMAYDLHGNWDATATGAHSGLFDAQSDLSASYGLATWLSAGMPAEKLVMGVPLYGRTYNLTDGEEHGIGAPARGVGPGDAGVLTLSEVVEFNGKNRATVVHDEAKVATYSFAGETWISYDDSWSATRKAEYARGIGLRGYFLWAIGFDEDRIISRAGTKSGSSIYS, encoded by the coding sequence ATGGATTCCAGAAAGAGCACtgctttcttcctcctcttcttcttcttccatggcTTCTTTGCTGACTCTGTTCCATTCGCGGCCAGGCTTACCCACTCCATGGCCTCGTCTCCTCCCTCCTCGGCCGCCGTCAAAGCCGGCTACTGGCCGGCGTTTGGATCCGCCGTCTCGCCTCCGTCGGACGCCGCCCTCTCCCTTCTCACTCACGTCTACTACGCCTTCGTCCAAGTCGACCCTGCCACCGCCTGCGTGGCCCTCACCGCCAACGACTCCCTGGCGCTGCCGCTCTTCGCCGCCGCCGCCCACGGCCATGTTTCCCCTGTCAAGGCTATCCTCTCTGTCGGCGGCGCCAGCGCCATCGCCTCCGCCAACTTCGCCAGGATCGCCGCGAATGCCTCCGCCCGCTCCGCCTTCGCAGCCTCCGCCGTCGCGGTGGCGGGGGAGTACGGCCTCGACGGCGTCGATATCGACTGGGAGTACCCGCAGAGTCCCCAGGAGATGTCCGACTACGTTGCTCTGTTTTCCGAGTTGCGGCGTGAGGCCGGGGCGGCCGGGAGGTGCCTCCTCCTCACGGCGGCGGTGCATTACTCTGCCACTGCCCCGGGTAAGACGGTAGAGGCGTACCCTGTTTCGTACCCAGCGGCGGAAATGGCGGCGGAGCTCGACTGGGTCAACGTCATGGCCTACGACCTGCACGGCAATTGGGACGCAACGGCCACCGGCGCGCACTCGGGCCTCTTCGACGCGCAGAGCGACTTGAGCGCGAGCTACGGGCTGGCCACGTGGCTATCCGCCGGGATGCCGGCGGAGAAGTTGGTGATGGGCGTCCCGCTCTACGGGAGGACCTACAACCTGACTGACGGAGAAGAACACGGGATCGGCGCGCCGGCGAGGGGCGTGGGGCCGGGGGACGCCGGGGTGCTGACGTTGTCGGAGGTGGTGGAGTTCAACGGGAAGAACAGGGCGACAGTGGTGCACGACGAGGCGAAGGTGGCGACGTACTCGTTCGCCGGCGAGACGTGGATCAGCTACGACGATTCGTGGTCGGCGACGAGGAAGGCGGAGTACGCGCGTGGGATCGGACTCCGTGGATACTTCTTGTGGGCCATCGGGTTCGACGAGGATCGGATCATCTCCAGAGCAGGTACGAAATCGGGTAGCTCAATCTATTCTTAA
- the LOC122002959 gene encoding GATA transcription factor 18-like isoform X1: MYGQGAVEEAAGAEKTEAALAASSGRDHLTDAMDAAAPLMDVASNQLTLLFQGEIYVFDSVSPEKVQAVLLLLGGSEVPIGMASMQLPSQQDDKAYDYILRRADIPAKRIASLIRFREKRKERNFDKKIRYTVRKEVALRMQRRKGQFAGKANPVDGASASSFGEPVQSSIHEDLPRESKCQNCGISEKMTPAMRRGPAGPRSLCNACGLMWANKMPTSLDPIILQGTLRSPKAKIGTPSTLNPTELGQTINSELICIDSLHTDASSTEILGEGVIVDVQQADMVEELKAEYEDKTEAGYMRRRSTSSEEHAATFKPLLTFQHLTSLM, from the exons ATGTACGGGCAAGGAGCCGTGGAGGAGGCCGCGGGTGCGGAGAAGACGGAAGCGGCCCTTGCCGCGTCGTCCGGTCGGGATCACCTTACGGATGCTATGGATGCTGCCGCGCCGCTCATGGACGTGGCCTCGAACCAGCTCACGCTCTTGTTTCAGGGAGAGATTTACGTCTTCGACTCGGTCTCGCCCGAGAAG GTACAAGCCGTGTTGTTATTACTAGGAGGAAGTGAAGTGCCCATTGGCATGGCTTCCATGCAATTACCCTCTCAGCAGGATGATAAG GCTTATGACTATATCCTTCGTCGAGCAGATATTCCTGCAAAAAGGATTGCTTCATTGATAAGGTTCCGCGAGAAGCGGAAAGAAAGGAATTTTGATAAGAAGATCCGGTATACTGTACGCAAAGAGGTTGCTCTCAG GATGCAGCGAAGAAAAGGTCAGTTTGCAGGCAAGGCTAATCCAGTGGATGGAGCATCAGCCTCTTCATTTGGTGAACCAGTTCAAAGCTCAATTCATGAAGACCTTCCTAGAGAATCAAA ATGTCAAAACTGTGGAATCAGTGAAAAGATGACTCCAGCCATGCGTCGTGGACCTGCTGGACCAAGGTCGCTTTGCAATGCTTGTGGATTAATGTGGGCAAACAAG ATGCCAACCTCATTGGACCCTATTATTCTGCAGGGCACTCTGAGAAGCCCAAAGGCCAAGATAGGTACACCAAGCACTTTGAATCCTACAGAGCTT GGTCAAACAATTAACTCAGAATTGATTTGCATCGACAGTCTACACACCGATGCATCCAGTACTGAGAT ACTAGGGGAGGGTGTAATAGTAGATGTACAGCAGGCAGACATGGTAGAAGAACTGAAGGCTGAATATGAAGATAAAACT GAAGCTGGTTACATGCGCAGACGAAGCACGAGTTCAGAAGAACATGCTGCTACTTTCAAACCTCTTCTAACCTTCCAACACTTAACATCATTAATGTAA
- the LOC122002959 gene encoding GATA transcription factor 18-like isoform X2, whose amino-acid sequence MYGQGAVEEAAGAEKTEAALAASSGRDHLTDAMDAAAPLMDVASNQLTLLFQGEIYVFDSVSPEKVQAVLLLLGGSEVPIGMASMQLPSQQDDKAYDYILRRADIPAKRIASLIRFREKRKERNFDKKIRYTVRKEVALRMQRRKGQFAGKANPVDGASASSFGEPVQSSIHEDLPRESKCQNCGISEKMTPAMRRGPAGPRSLCNACGLMWANKGTLRSPKAKIGTPSTLNPTELGQTINSELICIDSLHTDASSTEILGEGVIVDVQQADMVEELKAEYEDKTEAGYMRRRSTSSEEHAATFKPLLTFQHLTSLM is encoded by the exons ATGTACGGGCAAGGAGCCGTGGAGGAGGCCGCGGGTGCGGAGAAGACGGAAGCGGCCCTTGCCGCGTCGTCCGGTCGGGATCACCTTACGGATGCTATGGATGCTGCCGCGCCGCTCATGGACGTGGCCTCGAACCAGCTCACGCTCTTGTTTCAGGGAGAGATTTACGTCTTCGACTCGGTCTCGCCCGAGAAG GTACAAGCCGTGTTGTTATTACTAGGAGGAAGTGAAGTGCCCATTGGCATGGCTTCCATGCAATTACCCTCTCAGCAGGATGATAAG GCTTATGACTATATCCTTCGTCGAGCAGATATTCCTGCAAAAAGGATTGCTTCATTGATAAGGTTCCGCGAGAAGCGGAAAGAAAGGAATTTTGATAAGAAGATCCGGTATACTGTACGCAAAGAGGTTGCTCTCAG GATGCAGCGAAGAAAAGGTCAGTTTGCAGGCAAGGCTAATCCAGTGGATGGAGCATCAGCCTCTTCATTTGGTGAACCAGTTCAAAGCTCAATTCATGAAGACCTTCCTAGAGAATCAAA ATGTCAAAACTGTGGAATCAGTGAAAAGATGACTCCAGCCATGCGTCGTGGACCTGCTGGACCAAGGTCGCTTTGCAATGCTTGTGGATTAATGTGGGCAAACAAG GGCACTCTGAGAAGCCCAAAGGCCAAGATAGGTACACCAAGCACTTTGAATCCTACAGAGCTT GGTCAAACAATTAACTCAGAATTGATTTGCATCGACAGTCTACACACCGATGCATCCAGTACTGAGAT ACTAGGGGAGGGTGTAATAGTAGATGTACAGCAGGCAGACATGGTAGAAGAACTGAAGGCTGAATATGAAGATAAAACT GAAGCTGGTTACATGCGCAGACGAAGCACGAGTTCAGAAGAACATGCTGCTACTTTCAAACCTCTTCTAACCTTCCAACACTTAACATCATTAATGTAA
- the LOC122002960 gene encoding serine/threonine protein phosphatase 2A 57 kDa regulatory subunit B' alpha isoform-like, which produces MFNKIIKRGSRAPGPKAEAAGLASDGEAAVNHASSPAAAAPQIESLPLLRDVPAPERPALALRKLRICAVLFDFSDTIELARDKEVKRQTMLELVDFMQSGSGRLTEQVHEELARTVAVNIFRALPPASHENTGAEPADLEEEDPYLDPAWPHLQLVYELLLRYVVSSDTEAKVAKRYIDHSFVLRLLDLFDSEDPREREYLKTILHRIYGKFMVHRPFIRKAINNIFYRFIFETERYRGIGELLEILGSVINGFALPMKEEHKLFLIRALIPLHKPKPVAMYHQQLSYCIVQFVEKDFKLADTVIRGLLKYWPVTNCQKEVLFLGELEEVLEVTQPAEFQRCMVPLFKQIARCLSSSHFQVAERALFLWNNDHIISLIAQNRGVILPILFEALEKNMQGHWNQAIHGLTANVRKMFFDMDSHLFEECQRQHLDKEEKAKYLEEQRESAWRSIEAAIQSKVSEDMVLAN; this is translated from the exons ATGTTCAACAAGATCATAAAGCGGGGCAGTCGCGCGCCCGGTCCCAAGGCGGAAGCCGCCGGCTTAGCCTCCGATGGTGAAGCCGCCGTCAACCACGCCTCCAGCCCCGCGGCCGCCGCCCCGCAGATCGAGTCCCTCCCGCTGTTGCGCGACGTGCCGGCCCCCGAGCGGCCCGCGCTCGCCCTCCGCAAGCTCCGGATCTGCGCCGTGCTCTTCGACTTCTCCGACACGATCGAGTTGGCCCGCGATAAGGAGGTGAAGCGGCAGACGATGTTGGAGCTCGTCGATTTCATGCAATCGGGCTCCGGGCGGCTCACGGAGCAGGTGCACGAGGAGCTCGCCCGCACCGTCGCCGTCAACATCTTCCGCGCCCTCCCCCCTGCCTCCCACGAGAACACCGGCGCGGAGCCCGCCGACCTGGAGGAGGAGGACCCGTATCTTGACCCCGCCTGGCCGCACCTCCAGCTCGTCTACGAGCTCCTCCTCCGTTACGTCGTGTCCTCTGACACTGAGGCCAAGGTCGCCAAGCGCTACATCGACCACTCCTTCGTGCTCCGCCTCCTCGACCTTTTCGACTCCGAGGATCCCCGCGAGCGCGAGTACCTCAAGACCATCCTTCACCGCATCTACGGCAAGTTCATGGTCCACCGTCCATTCATTCGCAAGGCCATCAATAACATCTTCTACAGGTTCATCTTCGAGACCGAGAGATACAGGGGGATCGGCGAGCTCTTGGAGATCCTTGGAAGCGTCATCAACGGATTCGCCTTGCCGATGAAGGAAGAGCACAAGCTCTTCCTCATCCGTGCTCTCATCCCGTTGCACAAGCCGAAGCCTGTGGCCATGTACCATCAGCAGCTCTCCTACTGCATTGTGCAGTTCGTCGAGAAGGATTTTAAGCTGGCGGATACAGTCATTAGGGGGCTCCTGAAGTATTGGCCTGTTACTAATTGTCAGAAGGAAGTTCTATTCCTTGGGGAGTTGGAGGAGGTGCTGGAGGTTACGCAACCGgcagagttccaacgctgcatggttcccttgttcaagcagattgctcgctgcctcagcagctcgcattttcag GTGGCGGAACGGGCTTTGTTTCTGTGGAACAACGATCACATTATCAGCTTAATTGCACAAAACCGCGGTGTGATACTGCCCATCCTATTCGAGGCACTAGAGAAGAACATGCAAGGCCATTGGAACCAAGCTATTCACGGTCTAACAGCTAATGTTCGCAAGATGTTCTTTGACATGGACAGTCATCTGTTCGAAGAGTGCCAGCGA